From Candidatus Eisenbacteria bacterium, the proteins below share one genomic window:
- the rfbD gene encoding dTDP-4-dehydrorhamnose reductase, with protein MTKRRVLVTGCKGLLGTALTRILSQEYEVIPCDIDTADVTDLDSFGEFARNASPDIIVHCAGYTRVDDAEKEKELAFKINAFGTKNVATVATEMEAPVLYVSTDYVFDGRKGAPYLEFDRPNPINVYGSSKLAGEDFVRNICPQNWIVRTSWLYGTGGKNFVDTMVTLSGKGKEIPVVDDQRGSPTLADDLAGAMMVILKRNEFGLYHATNGGDCSWYEFAREIVSLWGGDAAIVKPISSAQSDRPAKRPTNSVLENYRLRHTLGFETRHWRDALKDYLRAKKEEGS; from the coding sequence TTGACAAAGCGCAGAGTTCTTGTAACAGGCTGTAAGGGGTTGTTGGGCACTGCCCTTACAAGAATTCTCTCACAAGAGTACGAAGTGATTCCCTGTGACATAGACACGGCAGATGTAACCGATCTGGATTCGTTCGGAGAATTCGCACGGAATGCTTCACCGGACATAATCGTACACTGCGCGGGTTACACGAGAGTTGACGATGCCGAGAAAGAAAAGGAGCTTGCCTTCAAGATAAATGCCTTTGGCACGAAGAATGTTGCGACCGTGGCGACTGAAATGGAAGCCCCGGTTCTCTATGTGAGCACAGACTACGTTTTTGACGGAAGAAAGGGTGCGCCGTACCTGGAATTCGACCGGCCAAATCCAATAAACGTCTACGGCAGCTCCAAGCTGGCCGGAGAAGACTTCGTGAGGAACATCTGCCCGCAAAACTGGATAGTGAGAACTTCCTGGCTCTATGGCACGGGCGGCAAGAACTTTGTCGATACGATGGTGACCCTTTCCGGGAAGGGCAAAGAGATACCGGTTGTGGATGACCAAAGGGGTTCTCCGACACTCGCGGACGACCTTGCCGGTGCAATGATGGTCATACTGAAGAGGAACGAGTTCGGTCTCTATCACGCTACAAATGGCGGGGATTGCTCATGGTACGAATTCGCCAGGGAGATAGTCAGTCTCTGGGGAGGAGACGCTGCTATCGTGAAGCCGATCTCTTCGGCTCAGTCGGACCGGCCGGCGAAGCGCCCGACGAACTCAGTCCTGGAAAATTACCGCCTGCGGCACACACTCGGATTTGAGACCCGGCACTGGAGAGACGCCCTGAAGGACTACTTGAGGGCCAAGAAAGAAGAAGGCTCGTAA
- a CDS encoding regulatory protein RecX yields MRFRTLGRGGVSKNRSSFRSSKARGKAEDEKRDSFDEAKSKALDILARRSITAKALLEKLREKGFTEKTSSLVVARLTTLGLINDLEFARAFVRNRILVSPRGFFLLKRELLGKGVPKAVAEKAISEAREDVSEIEIAEKLVEKKMRSLGGVEERRAKARVFSFLVRKGIPASVAIQVTRSKFSG; encoded by the coding sequence GTGAGATTCAGGACTCTGGGGAGAGGAGGCGTCAGCAAGAACAGATCCTCCTTTCGCTCCAGCAAGGCCCGGGGAAAAGCAGAAGATGAGAAGCGGGACAGCTTCGATGAAGCAAAGAGCAAAGCCCTCGATATTCTGGCAAGAAGAAGTATTACAGCGAAAGCACTCCTTGAAAAACTAAGGGAGAAAGGCTTCACCGAAAAGACGAGCTCCCTCGTCGTTGCAAGACTTACGACGCTGGGGCTTATCAACGATCTCGAATTCGCAAGGGCTTTCGTAAGGAACAGAATCCTTGTCTCTCCAAGGGGATTCTTCCTGCTAAAGAGAGAACTTCTCGGAAAAGGTGTTCCGAAAGCAGTTGCTGAGAAAGCGATATCTGAAGCACGGGAAGACGTAAGCGAAATCGAGATAGCTGAGAAGCTTGTTGAGAAGAAGATGAGGAGTCTGGGAGGAGTGGAGGAACGCCGGGCCAAAGCCAGGGTTTTTTCCTTCCTTGTTAGAAAAGGGATCCCGGCGAGCGTTGCGATTCAAGTGACAAGGAGCAAATTCTCCGGGTGA
- a CDS encoding D-sedoheptulose 7-phosphate isomerase yields the protein MPRKSQLTRQDAENAVLTSSKIIREVGEKNGKWIMDVAQVMVHAVNSGKKILFCGNGGSAADAQHLAAELSGKFYLNRDAIPAVSLTTNTSILTAVGNDLGFEKIFSRQLEAMGARGDVLVAITTSGKSENIIRAVRTAKKKGLKTVCLTGLKGRELARECDFSLIVPSEESPRIQEAHITVGHTICWLVEAQLFGKKGKGK from the coding sequence TTGCCGAGAAAGAGCCAGCTAACACGACAGGATGCAGAAAATGCGGTCCTGACCTCCTCCAAGATTATAAGGGAGGTTGGTGAGAAAAACGGGAAGTGGATAATGGACGTCGCGCAGGTGATGGTTCACGCCGTCAATTCGGGGAAGAAGATCCTCTTCTGCGGGAACGGCGGCAGCGCGGCCGATGCTCAGCATCTCGCCGCTGAATTGAGCGGCAAGTTCTATCTCAACAGAGATGCGATCCCGGCGGTCTCTCTCACGACGAATACCTCCATCTTGACTGCAGTCGGAAATGACCTTGGATTTGAGAAGATCTTCTCAAGACAACTTGAAGCGATGGGGGCGAGGGGCGATGTCCTTGTCGCTATAACGACAAGCGGAAAGTCGGAGAACATAATACGGGCGGTTCGCACAGCCAAAAAGAAGGGTCTCAAGACAGTTTGCTTGACGGGGCTCAAAGGAAGGGAGCTCGCGAGGGAATGTGATTTTTCGCTCATCGTTCCTTCGGAAGAGAGCCCGCGAATTCAGGAAGCACACATCACGGTCGGGCATACAATCTGCTGGCTGGTTGAGGCTCAGCTGTTCGGAAAGAAAGGAAAAGGAAAGTGA
- the alaS gene encoding alanine--tRNA ligase, whose amino-acid sequence MCPRIQEFSSSRLRGLFLDFFKDKDHTVVQSAPIVPDDPSLLFTTAGMVQFKPYYTLESEIPFSRAVSIQKCLRATDLENVGHTIRHHTFFEMLGNFSFGDYFKEEAISWAWEFVIDVLGLDKEKLFISVHMQDEEARKIWREKIGVPEPKIVGLGDEDNFWGPAGLTGACGPCSEIYIDLGEEKGCGKPDCGVGCDCDRFVEFWNLVFPEFYKDEKGKLSPLKRRGVDTGMGFERLVMICQGKSSSYETDIFLPVMRALEEKGSIDSGKAKIPMRIVADHARALVFAISEGILPTNEGRGYVLRRILRRAVRRGRDLGLKGPFLYELVGVIADSMGSIYPDLLRDPGKVSLVIKGEEERFRSTLDEGMGKLDALVETAKEKGERSLSGKEAFLLHDTYGFPIDLTVEICSEAGLSVREDEFEKEMALQRKRAQETGEFLQEKEERKVWKPWVLVSSGIATAFVGYTKLSQNVKVRRYREGEKGLPQIEAVLDKTPFYAEGGGQVGDCGRLIGPGIEVRIETARKEGDLLIHCGEFVRGEPKLLAAPGLVAEIDKNVRDAVKKNHTATHLLHTALRTVLGEHIRQSGSFVASDRLRFDFTHFSALSPEEINSVEDLVNEKIQENLLVKTSTTSLEGAKSQGALAFFGEVYGDTVRQVIVGEKDYVFSRELCAGTHASHTGEIGSFRIVSEKAVGSGLRRIEAVTGRAADEYLDEERNFLTELEDFLKVPRRELLDKVKALQLENDRLRKKLDALQGESALSIALKKLEEEPILVNGVRVLTAPVDAPDIDTLRIVGDGLREKMGRGVAILGSAISGKISIVIAVTDELLREGKITAGEIAKELGSRLGGGGGGRPHLALAGGKDPEKLAEGLETGRRLVEERLRAG is encoded by the coding sequence ATGTGTCCCCGAATTCAGGAGTTTTCTTCGTCGAGGTTGAGGGGGCTTTTTCTCGATTTCTTCAAAGATAAGGACCACACCGTAGTTCAGAGCGCTCCCATCGTGCCGGATGATCCTTCACTTCTTTTTACTACCGCCGGAATGGTTCAGTTCAAACCCTACTATACGTTGGAAAGTGAAATTCCTTTTTCAAGGGCAGTCTCCATCCAGAAATGCCTGAGGGCCACGGATCTAGAGAATGTGGGGCACACGATACGACACCACACCTTTTTCGAGATGCTCGGAAATTTCTCTTTCGGCGATTACTTCAAGGAAGAAGCAATCTCCTGGGCCTGGGAGTTTGTGATTGATGTTCTTGGACTGGATAAGGAAAAACTCTTCATCTCGGTCCACATGCAGGACGAAGAGGCCAGGAAGATCTGGCGTGAGAAGATAGGGGTCCCGGAGCCGAAGATTGTCGGGCTCGGAGATGAGGACAACTTCTGGGGGCCTGCCGGGCTTACGGGCGCCTGCGGACCTTGCTCGGAAATCTATATTGACCTTGGCGAAGAAAAAGGGTGCGGTAAACCCGACTGCGGCGTCGGATGCGATTGTGACAGATTCGTCGAGTTCTGGAATCTCGTTTTTCCTGAATTCTACAAGGATGAAAAGGGGAAGTTATCGCCGCTGAAAAGAAGAGGCGTTGATACAGGGATGGGGTTTGAGCGTCTTGTCATGATTTGCCAGGGGAAATCCTCGAGCTACGAAACGGACATTTTCCTGCCGGTCATGAGGGCCCTGGAAGAGAAGGGAAGCATTGACTCAGGTAAAGCGAAGATTCCGATGAGAATAGTCGCAGACCATGCCCGGGCACTTGTGTTCGCCATCTCTGAAGGGATTCTCCCTACGAATGAAGGAAGGGGTTATGTGTTGAGGAGGATCCTGAGGAGGGCTGTGAGGAGAGGCAGGGACCTGGGTCTCAAAGGGCCTTTTCTCTACGAGCTTGTCGGAGTGATCGCCGATTCGATGGGTTCCATCTATCCCGACCTTCTCCGGGATCCGGGAAAGGTTTCTCTGGTGATAAAGGGTGAGGAGGAAAGATTCAGGTCGACGCTCGATGAAGGGATGGGGAAGCTCGACGCGCTCGTTGAGACGGCAAAAGAAAAAGGGGAACGCTCCCTTTCAGGCAAGGAAGCATTCCTCCTTCATGACACCTACGGTTTTCCAATTGATCTCACGGTTGAAATTTGCAGCGAGGCCGGGCTTAGCGTAAGGGAAGATGAGTTCGAAAAGGAGATGGCTCTTCAAAGGAAGAGGGCTCAGGAAACTGGTGAGTTCCTCCAGGAAAAAGAGGAGAGAAAGGTGTGGAAACCTTGGGTACTTGTGAGTTCTGGAATCGCGACGGCATTCGTCGGCTACACAAAACTGTCTCAGAATGTGAAGGTGAGAAGGTACCGCGAAGGAGAAAAGGGGCTTCCTCAGATTGAAGCTGTGCTGGACAAGACCCCTTTCTACGCCGAGGGGGGAGGACAGGTTGGAGACTGCGGTCGCCTGATAGGGCCGGGAATTGAAGTGAGGATTGAGACTGCACGGAAAGAAGGAGATCTCCTCATCCATTGTGGCGAGTTTGTGAGAGGTGAACCGAAGCTCCTGGCGGCCCCGGGCCTTGTGGCAGAAATTGACAAAAACGTGAGGGATGCAGTGAAAAAGAACCATACTGCGACCCACCTTCTTCATACCGCGTTGCGAACGGTCCTGGGCGAGCACATAAGGCAATCAGGTTCCTTTGTTGCATCTGACAGACTACGTTTCGACTTCACTCACTTCTCCGCACTTTCTCCCGAGGAAATCAATTCTGTCGAGGACCTGGTGAATGAAAAGATTCAGGAGAACCTTCTTGTGAAAACCTCTACAACTTCGCTTGAGGGGGCAAAAAGCCAGGGGGCGCTTGCTTTCTTTGGCGAAGTATATGGAGACACTGTGAGGCAGGTCATCGTAGGAGAGAAAGACTACGTTTTCTCGCGCGAGCTCTGCGCTGGAACACATGCATCTCATACCGGAGAGATTGGCTCCTTCCGGATTGTCTCCGAGAAGGCAGTTGGCTCAGGTCTCAGAAGGATTGAGGCAGTGACCGGGCGGGCTGCAGATGAATATCTGGACGAAGAGAGGAACTTCCTGACTGAGCTTGAAGATTTCCTGAAGGTGCCGAGACGGGAGCTTCTTGACAAGGTGAAGGCACTTCAGCTTGAAAACGATAGATTGAGGAAGAAACTCGATGCTCTTCAGGGAGAATCGGCGCTTTCGATTGCCTTGAAGAAGTTGGAAGAAGAGCCAATTCTCGTCAACGGAGTCAGGGTTTTGACTGCGCCTGTTGATGCGCCGGACATAGATACGCTGAGAATTGTGGGGGATGGGCTCAGGGAGAAAATGGGCCGAGGAGTCGCGATCCTTGGCTCTGCTATTTCCGGAAAGATCTCAATAGTGATTGCGGTGACTGACGAGCTTCTCCGCGAAGGCAAGATTACTGCCGGCGAGATTGCCAAGGAGCTCGGGAGCCGTCTGGGCGGCGGTGGTGGTGGCCGTCCTCATCTCGCATTGGCGGGCGGGAAGGACCCGGAAAAACTCGCAGAAGGACTCGAGACGGGACGAAGGCTCGTTGAAGAAAGACTGCGAGCCGGGTGA
- a CDS encoding glucose-1-phosphate thymidylyltransferase, translating to MKGLILSGGKGTRLRPITHTSAKQLVPVANKPILFYAIEAIRDAGITDIYIVVGDTKDEIKAAVGNGSALGVKATYIEQEAPLGLAHAVKISEKYLGKEPFVMFLGDNIIKDGIKNFVDEFRSEHPNCQILLAKVPNPSEFGVAELDADRVVRLVEKPKIPKSDLALVGVYMFDSTVFKAVNNIKPSWRGELEITDAIQYLIDKKFVVRSHTITGWWKDTGKLEDILEANRIVLMALEPRIEGSVDSKSQVAGNVVIGEGSEVKESVLRGPLIIGKNSKITGSYVGPFTSIHDNVLVENSEIEHSIVLEGSTILNLGARLEGSLIGKNVVLKKNFSKPQAYRFMVGDSSQVEVY from the coding sequence ATAAAAGGGCTCATCCTGAGCGGCGGAAAAGGTACGAGACTGAGGCCGATAACCCATACCAGCGCAAAGCAGCTTGTTCCGGTTGCGAACAAACCGATTCTGTTCTACGCAATTGAGGCCATAAGGGACGCAGGCATCACTGATATCTACATAGTGGTCGGCGATACGAAGGATGAGATCAAAGCGGCAGTGGGAAACGGTTCTGCCCTTGGGGTGAAGGCAACCTATATCGAACAGGAGGCTCCGCTCGGACTGGCACATGCAGTCAAGATCTCTGAGAAATATCTGGGCAAGGAACCGTTCGTCATGTTTCTCGGAGACAACATCATCAAGGACGGAATCAAGAATTTCGTGGACGAGTTCAGAAGCGAACACCCAAACTGCCAGATACTTCTCGCCAAAGTGCCTAATCCTTCCGAATTCGGAGTGGCGGAGCTTGATGCCGACAGAGTCGTGAGGCTTGTGGAGAAGCCAAAAATCCCGAAGAGCGATCTGGCGCTTGTCGGCGTGTACATGTTTGACAGCACGGTCTTCAAGGCCGTGAATAACATCAAGCCGTCCTGGAGAGGCGAACTCGAGATAACCGATGCAATCCAATATCTCATCGACAAGAAGTTCGTGGTAAGGTCTCACACAATCACGGGGTGGTGGAAGGACACAGGTAAGCTTGAAGATATACTCGAGGCCAACAGAATTGTCCTCATGGCGCTTGAGCCGAGGATCGAAGGCAGTGTTGATTCGAAATCACAGGTAGCAGGAAATGTGGTGATTGGTGAAGGCAGTGAGGTCAAGGAGAGTGTCCTCAGAGGGCCCCTGATAATCGGGAAGAACTCGAAGATTACCGGATCCTATGTCGGGCCTTTCACCTCTATTCATGACAATGTTCTGGTTGAGAACAGCGAGATCGAGCACAGCATTGTGCTCGAAGGCAGCACTATTCTGAATCTCGGCGCCCGGCTTGAGGGAAGTCTCATTGGCAAGAACGTAGTTCTCAAGAAGAATTTCTCCAAACCCCAGGCCTATCGTTTCATGGTGGGGGATTCAAGCCAGGTCGAGGTCTATTGA
- a CDS encoding decaprenyl-phosphate phosphoribosyltransferase produces the protein MRGAGKRIFDLITEMRPSQWTKNLVVFAGLIFSHGGATTSLLLRSVAGFCLFCLLSGSIYILNDVADIERDRAHPWKKKRPVARGDISKSSAVSFSLLIAAVSLCLAYPLGRSFFFAAAGFVVLNGLYSLILRGVVLLDVIAISTGFVLRALAGVEALRGVEPGIEVSPWLLLCTFFLALFLAVGKRRAEYEFLLEGASNHRLTLTKYSPRVLDQMIPVVTASTVICYSIYTVAPGTVEKFHTTGLLYTVPFVLFGIFRYLYLVFEKGKGGNPSETLLTDLPLIIDILLWGLVVVWVIYLS, from the coding sequence GTGAGAGGAGCCGGCAAGAGAATTTTCGACCTCATCACTGAAATGAGGCCGAGCCAGTGGACTAAGAACCTTGTCGTTTTCGCAGGGCTTATCTTCTCACATGGAGGCGCGACAACTTCACTTCTATTGAGATCGGTGGCCGGATTCTGTCTCTTCTGTCTCCTTTCCGGATCAATCTACATTCTGAACGACGTAGCGGATATCGAAAGAGACAGAGCGCATCCCTGGAAGAAGAAAAGGCCCGTTGCGAGAGGCGATATCTCCAAGAGTTCTGCGGTGTCTTTCTCTCTGCTGATTGCCGCCGTCTCTCTTTGTCTTGCATATCCGCTTGGAAGAAGTTTCTTTTTTGCTGCGGCGGGGTTTGTTGTCCTTAATGGTCTATACAGCCTGATTCTGAGAGGAGTCGTGCTCCTTGACGTTATTGCAATTTCGACGGGGTTCGTTCTCAGAGCTTTGGCCGGAGTCGAGGCCTTGAGAGGAGTCGAACCCGGTATTGAGGTTTCGCCCTGGCTCCTGCTCTGCACTTTCTTTCTTGCGCTCTTTCTTGCTGTCGGAAAGAGGAGGGCTGAGTATGAATTCCTGCTCGAAGGCGCGAGCAATCACAGGCTGACTCTTACAAAATACTCTCCGCGCGTCCTGGATCAAATGATACCGGTTGTCACGGCAAGCACGGTCATATGTTACTCGATCTATACAGTCGCTCCAGGCACAGTGGAGAAATTTCACACCACGGGTCTTCTATACACGGTTCCATTCGTTCTCTTCGGAATATTCAGATATCTCTACCTGGTTTTCGAGAAGGGCAAGGGCGGAAATCCTTCCGAGACCCTTCTCACTGACCTTCCGCTCATAATCGACATTCTTCTCTGGGGTCTGGTAGTAGTCTGGGTAATCTATTTGAGTTAG